Proteins co-encoded in one Kribbella qitaiheensis genomic window:
- a CDS encoding 1-aminocyclopropane-1-carboxylate deaminase/D-cysteine desulfhydrase: protein MSSAIGLRVPSPVVELADERLAAGGVRVLLKRDDLIHPELPGNKWRKLKYNLVAAREQGHDTLLTFGGAYSNHLRATAAAGHYGSFRTIGVVRGEQHLPLNPSLSYAEARGMQLSYLDRTTYRSKASAEVIETLHQEFGDFYLLPEGGSNREAVIGCAELPAELEDHFDVLFCAVGTGGTLAGIAAGLSPGQRAIGIPVIKGGEYLEQEITNLQTLAFGSRRGNWTLNHAHHFGGYAKRTPTLDHFITDFETRHHLRLDWVYVAKMMHALYTQAAQGAFAPGTTIVAVITGSDELPTSENEPNAPSPKA, encoded by the coding sequence GTGTCTTCGGCGATCGGGCTTAGGGTGCCGTCGCCGGTGGTCGAGCTGGCGGACGAGCGGCTGGCGGCGGGTGGGGTTCGCGTGCTGCTGAAGCGGGACGATCTGATTCATCCGGAACTGCCGGGCAACAAGTGGCGGAAGTTGAAGTACAACCTTGTCGCGGCTCGCGAGCAGGGACACGACACCCTGCTGACCTTCGGTGGTGCGTACTCCAACCACCTCCGGGCGACCGCGGCTGCCGGTCACTACGGATCATTCCGCACCATCGGGGTGGTCCGCGGCGAACAGCACCTCCCACTGAATCCCTCCCTCTCGTACGCCGAGGCGCGCGGGATGCAGCTGAGCTACCTTGACCGAACCACCTACCGATCCAAGGCATCCGCTGAGGTCATCGAGACCCTTCACCAGGAGTTCGGGGACTTCTACCTCCTGCCCGAAGGCGGCAGCAACCGGGAGGCGGTCATCGGCTGCGCGGAGCTTCCCGCCGAGCTCGAAGACCACTTCGACGTGCTCTTCTGCGCGGTAGGTACCGGCGGCACCCTCGCCGGCATCGCGGCTGGTCTGTCACCCGGTCAGCGAGCCATCGGCATCCCTGTCATCAAGGGTGGCGAGTATCTCGAGCAGGAGATCACCAACCTCCAAACCCTCGCGTTCGGTAGCCGCCGAGGCAACTGGACTCTCAACCATGCCCACCACTTCGGCGGCTACGCGAAACGCACCCCAACCCTCGACCACTTCATCACCGACTTCGAGACCCGCCACCACCTCCGCCTGGACTGGGTCTACGTCGCGAAGATGATGCACGCCCTCTACACCCAAGCAGCACAAGGAGCTTTCGCCCCCGGTACGACGATCGTTGCCGTGATCACCGGCTCCGACGAGCTCCCGACCTCTGAGAACGAACCCAACGCCCCATCACCAAAGGCTTAG
- a CDS encoding GNAT family N-acetyltransferase yields the protein MQIRRLGRPGDLGWVLQAHGELYAAEYGWGLDYEGLVARIVADFATTYDPDLEAAWIAEQDDERLGSIFCVRGPDAATAKLRLLLLHPSARGHGLGGRLVDTCLDFARAAGYKRMVLWTNDPLIAARNIYLARGFTLTAQEPHELFGEGLLSQTYEVELT from the coding sequence ATGCAGATCAGAAGACTTGGCCGGCCGGGCGATCTCGGCTGGGTGCTGCAGGCGCATGGCGAGCTGTACGCCGCGGAGTACGGCTGGGGGCTGGACTACGAGGGGCTGGTCGCGCGGATCGTGGCCGACTTCGCCACGACGTACGACCCGGACCTCGAGGCCGCCTGGATCGCCGAACAGGATGACGAACGGCTCGGCTCGATCTTCTGCGTTCGTGGCCCGGATGCGGCGACGGCCAAGCTGCGGCTGCTGCTCCTGCATCCGTCCGCCCGTGGGCATGGTCTCGGCGGCAGGTTGGTCGACACCTGCCTCGACTTCGCGCGAGCGGCCGGCTACAAGCGAATGGTGCTGTGGACGAACGATCCGCTGATCGCCGCACGCAACATCTACCTGGCCCGCGGATTCACGCTGACAGCGCAGGAGCCGCATGAGTTGTTCGGCGAGGGCCTGCTCAGCCAGACGTACGAGGTCGAGCTGACCTAG
- a CDS encoding DUF899 domain-containing protein: protein MELPEVVSRSEWLVARKKFLQEEKEFTKRRDELNANRRRLPMVQVEQDYVFTGPDGSIRLVDLFQGRLQLVVYHFMFQPEWDAGCPNCSGFADDIGHLNGLTDRATTFAAISRAPYEKIAAFKQRMGWTFPWYSSAGTTFNYDFGVTLDDSVVPFEYNYRTKREWDQLSGSEFSQTEQPFDLHGMSCFLRTDDAVHHTYSTYGRGCDSLGFSGNVIDLTALGRQEPWEQPSGRTTGLGAPAGDPSITHRETEEHCH from the coding sequence ATGGAACTGCCTGAGGTCGTCTCGCGCTCGGAGTGGCTCGTCGCGCGGAAGAAGTTCCTGCAGGAGGAGAAGGAATTCACCAAGCGGCGGGACGAGCTGAACGCGAACCGCCGTCGGCTGCCGATGGTGCAGGTCGAGCAGGACTACGTGTTCACCGGCCCGGACGGCTCGATCCGGCTGGTAGACCTCTTCCAGGGCCGGCTGCAGCTGGTCGTGTACCACTTCATGTTCCAGCCCGAGTGGGACGCGGGCTGCCCGAACTGCTCCGGGTTCGCCGACGACATCGGCCATCTGAACGGGCTCACCGACCGGGCCACCACTTTCGCCGCGATCTCGCGCGCGCCGTACGAGAAGATCGCCGCCTTCAAGCAGCGGATGGGCTGGACGTTCCCGTGGTACTCGTCGGCCGGCACGACCTTCAACTACGACTTCGGCGTCACCCTCGACGACTCCGTGGTGCCCTTCGAGTACAACTATCGGACGAAGCGCGAGTGGGACCAACTCTCCGGAAGTGAGTTCAGCCAGACCGAGCAACCGTTCGACCTCCACGGCATGAGCTGCTTCCTCCGCACCGACGACGCCGTCCACCACACCTACTCCACGTACGGGCGCGGCTGTGACTCCCTGGGCTTCAGCGGAAACGTCATAGACCTCACCGCCCTTGGCCGCCAGGAACCTTGGGAACAACCTTCAGGCCGCACCACCGGTCTGGGCGCCCCAGCCGGCGACCCCAGCATCACCCACCGGGAAACCGAAGAGCACTGCCACTAA
- a CDS encoding RNB domain-containing ribonuclease: MPLQKVHFAEEVPEVFRASLSAIRRELDVPAEFPAEVVQAALTAAKNPRLPELDRTEIEFVTIDPPDSMDLDQALHIERDGDGYTVHYAIADVAAFVQPGDPIDVEARKRGETLYAPDKRTSLHPPELSEGAASLLPDQVRPALLWTIQVDASGEGTDVNCKRALVKSRAKLNYAGVQQDLDAGTASESLQLLREVGKLREQRELERGGVNLPIPDQEVVTGNGEWTLEFRAPLPVEGWNAQISLLTGMGAAHLMMYGEIGILRTLPESHDDLRRKLENTAKALGIGWPVGTSYAQFIHGLDPKVPAHAAMLAACTVLFRGAGYTSFSGGVPEQPEHAAMKSEYAHVTAPLRRLVDRWTGEICVALCADTPVPDWVRESMDEIPKIMDECDRKAHAYERAIVSMVEAGLVAEQVGSEFDGVITDIDDREETRGIVALTTIAIEGRVTGKTALPLGQPVRVKLIKADITVGTIAFELLG; encoded by the coding sequence GTGCCGTTGCAAAAGGTTCATTTCGCGGAGGAAGTCCCGGAGGTCTTCCGGGCGTCGTTGTCGGCGATCCGGCGCGAACTCGACGTACCGGCAGAGTTTCCGGCCGAGGTGGTGCAGGCGGCGCTGACCGCCGCCAAGAACCCCCGGCTGCCCGAGCTGGACCGGACCGAGATCGAGTTCGTCACGATCGATCCGCCGGACTCGATGGACCTCGACCAGGCGCTGCACATCGAGCGCGACGGCGACGGGTACACGGTGCACTACGCGATCGCGGACGTCGCGGCGTTCGTCCAGCCCGGCGACCCGATCGACGTGGAGGCCCGTAAGCGGGGCGAGACCCTCTACGCGCCGGACAAGCGCACCTCGCTGCACCCGCCGGAGCTTTCCGAAGGTGCGGCGTCGTTGCTGCCCGACCAGGTCCGGCCGGCGCTGCTGTGGACGATCCAGGTCGACGCCTCGGGCGAAGGCACGGACGTGAACTGCAAACGCGCGCTGGTGAAGTCGCGCGCCAAGCTGAACTACGCCGGCGTACAGCAGGACCTGGATGCCGGTACGGCGTCGGAGTCGCTGCAGTTGCTGCGCGAGGTCGGCAAGCTCCGCGAGCAGCGCGAACTCGAACGCGGCGGCGTCAACCTGCCGATCCCGGACCAGGAGGTTGTCACCGGCAACGGCGAATGGACCCTGGAGTTCCGCGCGCCGCTGCCGGTGGAGGGCTGGAACGCGCAGATCTCGCTGCTCACCGGGATGGGCGCCGCGCACCTGATGATGTACGGCGAGATCGGGATCCTGCGGACGTTGCCGGAGTCCCACGACGACCTTCGCCGCAAACTGGAGAACACCGCGAAGGCGCTCGGGATCGGCTGGCCTGTCGGTACGTCGTACGCCCAGTTCATCCACGGCCTGGATCCGAAGGTGCCCGCCCACGCGGCGATGCTCGCTGCCTGCACGGTGCTCTTCCGCGGCGCCGGGTACACGTCGTTCTCGGGTGGAGTGCCGGAGCAGCCGGAGCACGCGGCGATGAAGTCGGAGTACGCGCACGTCACCGCGCCGCTGCGCCGGCTGGTGGATCGCTGGACCGGCGAGATCTGCGTGGCGCTGTGCGCGGACACTCCGGTGCCCGACTGGGTCCGCGAGTCGATGGACGAGATCCCGAAGATCATGGACGAATGCGATCGCAAGGCCCACGCCTACGAACGCGCGATCGTGTCGATGGTCGAGGCCGGGCTGGTCGCCGAACAGGTCGGGTCCGAGTTCGACGGTGTGATCACCGACATCGACGACCGCGAGGAGACCCGGGGCATCGTCGCGCTGACCACGATCGCGATCGAAGGCCGGGTCACTGGCAAGACCGCACTGCCACTCGGCCAACCGGTCCGCGTCAAGCTGATCAAGGCCGACATCACCGTCGGCACAATCGCCTTCGAACTACTCGGCTGA